The nucleotide sequence AATCCACTGGCGGGCTCACGAGCGCGCTCAACGTGCTGTTGCACTGCGTGGCCGCCGAACACAAGACCGATCTGCGCGAGCGTATGGAGGCCTACCGGGCGCGGGTGCAGAACCTCAGGCTCTATACGAAATAACCGGTTGCGCAGTGGGGTCAATGGCCTCGACCCCGCTCCGAACCGGACCGTCGCTCGCCCGGCGGCGCCGCATCGCACCTGGCGTGGTGCCGTGCACGCGCACGAACGCCCGCGTAAAGCTTGGCGCATCCGCAAAGCCGATCTCGTGCGCGATTTGTGCAATCGAATGATCGGACTGCAACAGCCGATCGCGAGCCCAGTTAAGACGCCGGGCCAGCACCGCTTGTTGCGGCGGCACGCCATAGTGGCACCGAAACCACTGATTGAGCGCCGAACCCCCCATGCCCAAGTGCCGCTGCAATTCGGCGTTACTCGGCGGCGAGGCCAGCCGCGAATCCACCAGCGTTTGAAAGCGTTCGTGTTTCGAATCGGTCGTCCCGGCGGCCCGATCGGCGAGCAACTGGTAGACCTGTACCGCCAGCATCGTGGCCCACTGATGCGCCAACAGCCGGCTACCGTTCGGCACCTGGACCAGCTGTGAAGCCGCACACGCAATCAGCAACCGGAGTTCGGCCGGCATGGCGAACGCGCGCGGCGCCTCGAACAGCTCATGCAGCCCGGCGCACGGCTCGATTGTCTGGATCTGCTGCACGGTGTCGTCGTCCAGAAAAAGATCGACTACCAGGAGCCGACTGTCCTCGCTGCGACCGGCAAAGAAGTGCCGCGCATGGCAGGGCACGATGCCGATGCGGCCGGTCGATACTTCGAATTCCGCGCTCGCCATCTCGCAGC is from Salinisphaera sp. LB1 and encodes:
- a CDS encoding AraC family transcriptional regulator, yielding MNQTHARLNPIRRGHGEHRHAFTQLLFGLGGAVRCEMASAEFEVSTGRIGIVPCHARHFFAGRSEDSRLLVVDLFLDDDTVQQIQTIEPCAGLHELFEAPRAFAMPAELRLLIACAASQLVQVPNGSRLLAHQWATMLAVQVYQLLADRAAGTTDSKHERFQTLVDSRLASPPSNAELQRHLGMGGSALNQWFRCHYGVPPQQAVLARRLNWARDRLLQSDHSIAQIAHEIGFADAPSFTRAFVRVHGTTPGAMRRRRASDGPVRSGVEAIDPTAQPVISYRA